One genomic segment of Amycolatopsis sp. WQ 127309 includes these proteins:
- the nadC gene encoding carboxylating nicotinate-nucleotide diphosphorylase → MTFPISEPVLRLIAASGLDVEDVTRVVATALGEDLRYGPDATTASTVPEDAIAVAELTPRVDGVVAGLPVALAVFDMVLGDGYEVLAGREDGDRLVAGEPALVLRGPVRGLLTAERTALNLLCHLSGVATATAAWVSEVDGTGAAIRDSRKTLPGLRLLQKYAVRCGGGVNHRLGLGDAVLIKDNHVVAAGSVTAALEAARAHAPELPCEVEVDSLAQLEEALAAAADEVLLDNFTPEECAQAVARRDDVSPKTRLESSGGLTLDRGKAYAESGVDYLSVGGLTHSSPALDLGMDLR, encoded by the coding sequence ATGACTTTCCCGATCTCCGAACCGGTCCTGCGCCTGATCGCCGCGTCCGGCCTCGACGTCGAGGACGTGACGCGGGTGGTCGCGACGGCGCTGGGCGAGGACCTGCGGTACGGGCCGGACGCGACAACCGCGTCGACGGTGCCCGAGGACGCGATCGCCGTCGCCGAGCTGACTCCGCGCGTCGACGGCGTGGTGGCCGGGCTGCCGGTTGCGCTGGCCGTGTTCGACATGGTGCTGGGCGACGGGTACGAAGTGCTTGCCGGGCGCGAGGACGGCGACCGGCTGGTCGCGGGGGAGCCCGCGCTGGTGCTGCGCGGCCCGGTCCGCGGGCTGCTCACGGCCGAGCGCACGGCGCTGAACCTGCTCTGCCACCTCTCCGGCGTCGCCACCGCGACCGCCGCCTGGGTGTCCGAAGTGGACGGTACCGGCGCCGCGATCCGGGACTCCCGCAAGACGTTGCCGGGGCTGCGGCTGCTGCAGAAGTACGCCGTCCGCTGCGGTGGCGGGGTCAACCACCGGCTGGGGCTGGGTGACGCGGTGCTGATCAAGGACAACCACGTCGTCGCGGCCGGTTCGGTCACCGCCGCGCTGGAAGCGGCCCGGGCGCACGCGCCGGAGCTGCCGTGCGAGGTCGAGGTCGACTCGCTTGCGCAGCTGGAAGAAGCGCTGGCGGCCGCGGCGGACGAGGTGCTGCTGGACAACTTCACGCCGGAGGAGTGCGCCCAGGCGGTCGCGCGCCGCGACGACGTCTCCCCGAAAACGCGGCTGGAATCCTCTGGTGGCCTCACCCTCGACCGTGGTAAGGCCTACGCCGAGTCCGGTGTGGACTACCTGTCGGTGGGTGGTCTGACCCACTCGTCACCCGCGTTGGATCTCGGCATGGACCTTCGCTGA
- a CDS encoding S8 family serine peptidase: MRFPAVLAVAGLVLTGAPTLAFAAPEAQCANPSGTYTGGVPWGQRLVDPARLWPLTRGAGQLVAVIGTGVDGQNSQFAPGQLEGGGGTEASDCDGRGTIAAGIVGAQPDPSTTFAGVAPGVHLLPIRYTQANGSSNDGGDPGALAGAIDTAVDRHAGVILVAVPAAFDSPALSGAVARARSQGAVVVSAATATQQGARTYPTATSGALGVGSVNQAGEPVQTEAGDYVGVAAPGAELVSTSAGAGGAVAHRWPVTDPGLAAAYVAGVAALVRAYHPDLTGDQVVTRLTLTAHRPPSGAHDPRLGWGVLDAYAAVSSTLPADVAPPGSAVAPAPGPAVVPAAAPARPASNVAAGTIALAGVAFAAAAGVTVAAVRRARRRGWRPSRFTP, translated from the coding sequence GTGCGGTTTCCGGCGGTGCTCGCGGTGGCGGGCCTGGTGCTGACCGGTGCGCCCACACTCGCCTTCGCAGCGCCTGAGGCGCAGTGCGCCAACCCGTCCGGCACGTACACCGGCGGCGTCCCGTGGGGGCAGCGGCTGGTCGACCCGGCGCGGCTCTGGCCGCTGACGCGCGGTGCGGGCCAGCTGGTCGCCGTCATCGGCACCGGCGTCGACGGGCAGAACTCCCAGTTCGCGCCCGGCCAGCTCGAAGGCGGCGGCGGCACCGAGGCGTCCGACTGCGACGGCCGCGGCACGATCGCGGCCGGGATCGTCGGCGCCCAGCCGGATCCGTCGACGACGTTCGCCGGGGTCGCGCCCGGTGTGCACCTGCTGCCGATCCGCTACACGCAGGCGAACGGCTCGTCCAACGACGGCGGTGACCCGGGTGCGCTGGCCGGCGCGATCGACACGGCGGTCGACCGGCACGCGGGCGTCATCCTCGTGGCCGTCCCCGCGGCGTTCGACAGCCCGGCGCTGTCCGGCGCGGTCGCGCGGGCGCGTTCTCAGGGCGCGGTGGTCGTCTCGGCGGCGACGGCGACCCAGCAGGGCGCGCGGACGTACCCGACGGCGACGTCCGGGGCGCTGGGCGTCGGCTCGGTGAACCAGGCGGGCGAGCCGGTGCAGACCGAGGCGGGCGACTACGTCGGCGTCGCCGCGCCGGGCGCGGAGCTGGTCAGCACGTCGGCCGGCGCGGGCGGTGCGGTCGCGCACCGCTGGCCGGTGACGGATCCGGGCCTCGCGGCGGCGTACGTCGCCGGCGTCGCGGCGCTGGTCCGCGCGTACCACCCGGACCTGACCGGCGACCAGGTCGTCACCCGGCTGACGTTGACCGCGCACCGCCCGCCTTCCGGGGCACACGACCCGCGGCTGGGCTGGGGAGTCCTGGACGCCTACGCCGCCGTCTCCTCGACCCTCCCCGCCGACGTCGCGCCGCCCGGCTCGGCCGTCGCCCCGGCCCCCGGCCCGGCGGTGGTCCCGGCCGCGGCCCCGGCCCGCCCGGCCTCGAACGTCGCCGCGGGCACGATCGCCCTGGCGGGGGTCGCCTTCGCGGCCGCGGCGGGAGTCACGGTGGCCGCGGTCCGCCGGGCCCGCCGCCGGGGCTGGCGCCCCTCCCGCTTCACCCCGTAA